CTCGGCCTCGCGGTGCTGGTGGAAGTGCACGACAAGGACGAACTGGTCGACGCGCTGACGCTGAAGACGCCGCTGATGGGCGTGAACAACCGCAATCTGCGCACCTTCGAAACCTCGATCGACACCACGCTCGGCCTGCTGGACATGATGCCGGACGACCGCATCGTCGTGACCGAGTCGGGCATCCTGTCGCGCGGCGACGTCGAGCGGATGCGCGCGATGGACGTGAATTCGTTCCTCGTCGGCGAAGCGTTCATGCGCGCCGAAGAACCGGGCGCGGAGCTTGCGCGGATGTTCTTCTGATTCTCACCAGCTTACAGAGCGAGCCACGCGATGGGCATGGAACACGAGATCAAGCTGTCGCTGCCGACCGGTCAGGTCGGCGCCGCGACGCAATGGTTGATTCAACGCGCCGGTAGCAAGGGCCGCACGATCACGCTCGAAAACATCTATTACGACACGCCGTCGCTGACGCTCGCGCGCGCGAAAAGCGCGGTGCGCGTGCGCCGCACGCCGGACGGCTGGCTGCAGACGTACAAGACGGTGGGCACGTCGAGTGGCGGCTTGCACAGCCGGCACGAGTGGGAAATGCCCATCGAGGGCAACGCGCTCGAAATCGACGCGCTGCTGGCAGCCTGTGACGACGAACCGTCGAAAGAAGCGTTGCGCAGCGCGCGTGACGAGCTCATTCCGCTGTTCAGCACCAATTTCTCGCGGACCATCTGGCATGTGCGCATCGAAGGTGCGGATGTCGAGGCAGCCATCGACCAGGGCGAGGTTGTCGCAGACGTGAAAGGCGAAACGCGACGCGCACCGATCTGCGAAATCGAACTGGAACTGAAGCACGGTGACGCAGGCGCGCTGAACGCATTGTCGGCGGAACTTGCGCAAGCCGTGCATGGCTTGCGTCCCGATGACGTGAGCAAGGCACAGCGCGGCTATCGTCTGCGTGAAAGCGGCTCGCAATAAGCGGCTCGCACAATAAACGGCGACGGCGGAGAACCGGCGTGTGAACGCGCAGAACCTTGAGCGCGCGCCAGTTTGCTGCCACACTAGCCCGCCATGAATTCCGCAAAACGCTCTCAGCTCCCGCCGACGCAGCCGTCGCTCTTTACCGACGACGACAGCGCCCCCTCTCCCGCCACTGGTTTTCAGACGCTCGAATCCCAATTCGAAGCCCTGCCGCCGGCGTGGCGCGCGCATCTCAAACCGTTTATCGATAGCGACACGTACGCGCCGCTATGCCAGTTCGTCGATGGCGAACGCGCGTCCGGCAAGACTGTCTATCCCGCCGACGTATTCCGTGCGCTGCGGCTCACGAGTCCCGACGAAGTCAAGGTCGTGATTCTCGGCCAGGACCCGTATCACGGCGAAGACCGCGGCACGCCGCAGGCGCACGGACTCGCGTTTTCAGTGCCGCCTTCGGTGCGGCCGCCGCCGTCGCTGCGCAACATCTTCAAGGAAATCGCCGCGAGCCTCGGCCACGAGGCGCCGCAACACGGCTGTCTCGATGCGTGGGCGCGACAAGGCGTGCTGCTGCTCAACACGGTGCTGACCGTCGAACGCGATCGCGCCGCGAGTCACGCGAAGCGCGGCTGGGAAAAATGCACCGACACGCTGATCCACGAACTCGCGATGCGTCACGATGGGCTCGTGTTCATGCTGTGGGGCGCGCATGCGCAAGCCAAACGCGCGCTGCTCGGCGGCAAGTCGCATTGCGTGCTGGAAGCGCCGCACCCGTCGCCGCTGTCCGCGCATCGCGGATTTCTCGGCTGCCGGCATTTCGCGCTCGCCAACGAATTTCTCGGAGCGCACGGCCGTCAGCCCATCGACTGGCGTTTGCCGGAAACGGGCGAAGTGTTCGCCTGACACGCAAGCCGACCCGCGCGTGCCCCCAAAAAGAAAACGCCACGGAATTGTGTTCCGTGGCGTTTTGTTTTGCCGTCGCGATACGGCCGATCACCGTATCGAAGAGCAGGCGGCCAGCCGGATGGCTCACCGCATAACCGTTTCAGACGGATCAGGCAGCAGCGATCGCTTCGCGCGCGCCGGCCAGTGCCGCGTTTGCTGCGTCGGGGCCCATGTTCAGGCCTTCCGCGTAGATGAAGTTCACGTCCGTCATGCCAAGGAAGCCGAGGAACGTTTTCAGATAAGGCGTCTGCGAATCGCCCGGCGTACCGAGGTACTTGCCGCCGCGTGCCGACACCACGAACACCTTCTTGCCCGTCACGAGGCCTTCCGGACCGTTCGCGCCGTACTTGAAGGTGATGCCAGCGCGTGCGATGAAGTCGAAGTACGTCTTCAGTTGCGACGAGATGCCGAAGTTGTACAGCGGCGCACCGATCACGACGATGTCGGCGGCTTGCAGTTCGGCGATCAGCGCTTCGCTGCGCGCTGCGATCGCTTGCTGCTCGGCCGTGCGCTGCTCGGCCGGCGTGAAGAACGCGCCGAGGATCGCGTCGTCGAGGTGGGGCAGCGCGTCTTCGTGCAGATTGCGGACGACGACTTGCGCGCCCGGATTCGATTGTTGCAGCTTCGCCGTCAGTTCGTTGGCCAGCAGCGTCGATTGAGCGCCTTGCGAGCGAGCCGACGAGTTGATTTGCAGGATCGTGGTCATCTGTGACTCCAGTAGGGGGCGCGCTGTGTTGCGCGAGTGGAGCCATTGTGTTTTTTTACCCGCCCGGGAAAAAGTAGCGCGGCAGCGACGGATTGTTGCAACGGTAGAACAATCCGCCGCCGGGAATCTCGCCGCGCAGGCGGCTCGGCGAGCGCTTATTCGCCTCTCATTTGCCTCTCATTTGCCTCTCATTTGCCTATTACTTGCCGCCCAGCCAGCGTTTGCGGGCCGTCACGGCCGCCGCGCGCTTATCGTTCGCGGTGAGCTTGTAGCGCGAGACTTCCGGTCCGTCCAGCTTGACCTGCGC
This is a stretch of genomic DNA from Paraburkholderia caribensis. It encodes these proteins:
- a CDS encoding CYTH domain-containing protein yields the protein MGMEHEIKLSLPTGQVGAATQWLIQRAGSKGRTITLENIYYDTPSLTLARAKSAVRVRRTPDGWLQTYKTVGTSSGGLHSRHEWEMPIEGNALEIDALLAACDDEPSKEALRSARDELIPLFSTNFSRTIWHVRIEGADVEAAIDQGEVVADVKGETRRAPICEIELELKHGDAGALNALSAELAQAVHGLRPDDVSKAQRGYRLRESGSQ
- a CDS encoding uracil-DNA glycosylase gives rise to the protein MNSAKRSQLPPTQPSLFTDDDSAPSPATGFQTLESQFEALPPAWRAHLKPFIDSDTYAPLCQFVDGERASGKTVYPADVFRALRLTSPDEVKVVILGQDPYHGEDRGTPQAHGLAFSVPPSVRPPPSLRNIFKEIAASLGHEAPQHGCLDAWARQGVLLLNTVLTVERDRAASHAKRGWEKCTDTLIHELAMRHDGLVFMLWGAHAQAKRALLGGKSHCVLEAPHPSPLSAHRGFLGCRHFALANEFLGAHGRQPIDWRLPETGEVFA
- a CDS encoding FMN-dependent NADH-azoreductase, with the translated sequence MTTILQINSSARSQGAQSTLLANELTAKLQQSNPGAQVVVRNLHEDALPHLDDAILGAFFTPAEQRTAEQQAIAARSEALIAELQAADIVVIGAPLYNFGISSQLKTYFDFIARAGITFKYGANGPEGLVTGKKVFVVSARGGKYLGTPGDSQTPYLKTFLGFLGMTDVNFIYAEGLNMGPDAANAALAGAREAIAAA